In Methanooceanicella nereidis, one genomic interval encodes:
- a CDS encoding mechanosensitive ion channel domain-containing protein, with protein MKYSQLKVRIKYLVITILILASAAVVLLIPFFYPGLGAYITILAVGASLALQKYIASFVGFFVIRWSSIFDVGDRIRIGNVKGDVKHIGLFHIIVDEVGEDEKLGGELTGRIFHIPNLLVLDQPVLNFSKDFSVNEELISCGYIFDEIRIPLSTKSDINKAISVLDGILRAENMESVKAAKVIYEKGLPNFMKDIENGPKIMIHIDEEKIWIKGKFVTQVRDRNMVKTRISLRFIESIRDDETIQIAK; from the coding sequence ATGAAATATTCGCAGCTGAAGGTCAGGATAAAATATCTTGTCATCACCATTTTAATATTAGCTTCGGCGGCTGTCGTTCTTTTGATCCCGTTCTTTTATCCGGGCCTTGGGGCATATATTACCATACTGGCCGTGGGAGCGTCTCTCGCCTTACAAAAATATATAGCGAGCTTCGTAGGATTCTTCGTCATAAGATGGTCAAGCATATTCGACGTCGGGGACCGTATCAGGATAGGTAATGTGAAGGGTGACGTTAAGCATATCGGGCTGTTCCATATCATAGTCGACGAGGTAGGCGAGGATGAAAAGCTCGGCGGGGAGCTCACGGGAAGAATATTCCACATCCCCAACCTGCTTGTTCTTGACCAGCCCGTGCTGAACTTCTCGAAGGATTTTTCGGTAAACGAGGAGCTTATTTCATGCGGGTATATATTTGATGAGATAAGGATCCCGCTGTCGACAAAAAGCGATATTAATAAGGCGATCTCGGTGCTGGATGGGATTCTCAGGGCGGAGAACATGGAATCCGTGAAAGCGGCAAAGGTCATCTATGAGAAGGGGCTGCCGAATTTCATGAAGGATATTGAGAACGGCCCGAAGATAATGATACATATCGACGAAGAGAAGATCTGGATAAAAGGAAAGTTCGTCACCCAGGTCAGGGACAGGAACATGGTCAAGACCAGGATAAGCCTGAGGTTCATCGAAAGCATACGGGATGACGAGACGATACAGATAGCAAAA